A stretch of Schistocerca nitens isolate TAMUIC-IGC-003100 chromosome 6, iqSchNite1.1, whole genome shotgun sequence DNA encodes these proteins:
- the LOC126262570 gene encoding RNA-binding protein 39 isoform X3, with product MFTLCRKSKHRSRSRSRDKGRHRSRSRDRHRDHHRDHEKRRSRDRDRHEKERRRSKDRDHHRRRDRSRDREREREREKEKEKEREREREREREKERERERERRKRSLSPIVLPRARDKYPFRKGVSPLGLGATDDLAPEERDARTVFCMQLSQRIRARDLEEFFSSVGKVRDVRLITCNKTRRFKGIAYVEFRDPESVPLALGLSGQKLLGIPIIVQHTQAEKNRAGNTMPNMVVPKGNSGPMRLYVGSLHFNITEDMLRGIFEPFGKIDNIQLIIDPETGRSKGYGFLTFHNAEDAKKALEQLNGFELAGRPMKVGNVTERSDSAQGTSILDSDELDRTGIDLGATGRLQLMCKLAEGTGMQIPQAAATALNLNSAGALPMQQTTPPIATQCFMLANMFDPSTETNPNWDIEIRDDVIEECNKHGGVLHVYVDKASLQGNVYVKCPSISTAVAAVNSLHGRWFAGRVITAAYVPLINYHSLFPDAMTALQLLMPSAARRGM from the exons ATGTTTACATTATGCAGGAAAAGCAAACATCGGAGTCGCAGTAGGTCCCGTGATAAAGGACGTCATCGGAGCCGGTCTAGAGATCGCCACCGTGATCATCACCGGGACCATGAGAAGAGACGCAGCAGGGACCGAGATCGCCATGAGAAAGAAAGGAGGAGGAGCAAGGACAGAGATCACCATAGGAGGAGGGACAGGTCTCGTGACCGCGAACGTGAACGTGAAAGggaaaaggaaaaggagaaggaaaGGGAGAGAGAACGAGAACGAGAGAGGGAAAAGGAGAGGGAAAGGGAACGAGAAAGGCGGAAAAGATCTTTGTCACCTATTGTGCTTCCTCGTGCAAGAGACAAGTACCCTTTCAGAAAAGGAGTCTCACCACTAGGATT GGGTGCCACTGACGATCTTGCTCCTGAAGAACGTGATGCACGGACTGTCTTTTGCATGCAGTTGTCACAGAGAATCAGAGCAAGAGACCTGGAAGAATTTTTCTCATCTGTTGGAAAA GTTAGAGATGTCAGGCTTATCACTTGCAACAAAACTCGCCGTTTTAAAGGCATAGCTTATGTTGAATTCAGGGATCCTGAATCTGTCCCTTTG GCACTTGGTTTGTCAGGACAAAAGCTGCTCGGTATTCCCATTATAGTTCAGCACACTCAGGCTGAGAAAAACAGGGCAGGCAATACAATGCCAAATATGGTTGTGCCTAAAGGAAACAGTGGCCCAATGAGACTTTATGTGGGGTCTCTGCACTTTAATATTACAGAAGATATGCTGCGTGGTATTTTTGAACCTTTTGGAAAGATTGACAATATCCAGTTGATCATAGACCCAGAGACAGGAAGGTCGAAAGGCTATGGGTTCCTGACG tttcacaatgCTGAAGATGCCAAGAAAGCACTAGAGCAGCTGAATGGATTTGAATTGGCTGGTCGTCCTATGAAGGTGGGAAATGTAACCGAGAGATCAGATTCTGCTCAGGGTACGTCGATATTGGACAGTGATGAATTAGACAGGACAGGAATTGATCTTGGTGCGACTGGCAGATTGCAGTTGATGTGCAAGTTAGCAGAAG GTACAGGAATGCAGATTCCTCAGGCTGCAGCAACAGCATTAAACTTAAATTCTGCTGGAGCTCTCCCAATGCAGCAAACGACACCCCCAATTGCCACACAGTGCTTTATGTTGGCAAACATGTTTGACCCGTCTAC GGAAACCAATCCAAATTGGGATATCGAAATTAgggatgatgtgatagaagagtgTAACAAACATGGTGGTGTCTTGCATGTTTATGTAGACAAAGCATCATTACAAGGAAATGTCTACGTAAAGTGCCCCTCAATCAGCACAGCTGTGGCAGCAGTGAACTCGTTACACGGCAGGTGGTTTGCAG